Genomic window (Salvelinus alpinus chromosome 26, SLU_Salpinus.1, whole genome shotgun sequence):
gctttgtgatggccactccaataccttgactttgttgtccttaagccattttgccacaactttggaagtatgcttggggtcattgtccatttggaagacccatttgcgaccaactttaacttcctgactgatgtcttgagatgttgcttcaatatatccacataattttcctcctcatgatgccatctattttgtgaagtgcaccagtctcttctgcagcaaagcacccccacaacatgatgctgccacccccgtgcttcacggttgggatggtgttcttcggcttgcaagcctccccctttttcctcaaaacataacgatggtcattatggccaaacagttctatttttgtttcatcagatcagaggacatttctccaaaaagtacgatcttcgtccccatgtgcagttgcaaaccgtagtctggctttttttatggcagttttggagcagtggtttcttccttgctgagcggcctttcaggttatgtcgacataggactcgttttactgtgcatatagatagttttgtacctgtttcctccagcatcttcacaaggtcctttgctgttgttctgggattgatttgcacttttcgcacaaagtacattcatctctaggagacagaatgcctctccttcctgagcagtatgacggctgcgtggtcccatggtgtttatacttgcgtactattgtttgtacaggtgaacgtggtactttcaggcgtttggaaattgctcccaaggatgaaccagattttgtttctgaggtcttggctgatttcttttgattttcccatggtgtcaagcagaggcactgagtttgaaggtaggccttgaaatacatccacaggtacacctccaattgactcaaatgatgtcaattagcctatcagaagcttctaaagccatgacatcattttctggaattttccaagctgtttaaaggcacagtcaactcagtgtatgtaaacttctgacccactggaattgtaatacagttaattataagtgaaataatctgtctgtaaacaattgttggaaaatttacttggatgtcctaaccgacttgcccaaactatagtttcttaacaagaaatttgtggagtggttgaaaaacaagttttaatgactccaacctaagtgtatgtaaacttccgacttcaactgtaaagtgccttcagaatgtattcacaacccttgacttgattttgttgtgttacaaggtgggattaaaatggatttaattgtaattttttgtaaATGAGCTACACAAAAtattctgtaatgtcaaagtggaagaaaaatactAACATTTATAAAAACTTTAATCAAAACgataatatatcttgattacataagtattcaaccccctaagGCAATACATTTGGCAGcaatacctttggcagcgattacagctgcaaATATTTCTgtttaagtctctaagagctttgcactcctggattgtacaatatttgcacatttatcTTAAAAAATGTATTGGTTGTTGATTtgttaagttggttgttgatcactgctagacggccattttcaagtcttgccatagatgctggggcggcaggtagcgtagtggttagagcgttgggctagtaaccgaaaggttgcaagatcgaatccccgagctgacaaggtaaagatctgtcattctgcccatgaataaggccgtcattgaaaataagaatttgttcttaagtgacttcCCTAGTAAAATTaaatagattttcaagacgatttaagtcaaaactgtaactaagccactcaggaacaatgtcatcttggtaaggagctacagtgtatatttggccgtttgttttaggttattgtcctgttgaaaggtgaatttgtctcccagtgtttgttggaaagcagactgaaaacaggtcttcctctaggattttgcctgtttcTGTTTAttctaaaaaaactccctagtccttgccaatgacaagcatacccgtaacatgatgcagccaccacaattCTTGAAAAATATGAcgctttgtatttaggacaagaagttaattgctttgccacatttttttgcaatattattttagtgccttgttgtaaacattctgtacaggcttccttcttttcactctgtcaattaggttagtattgtggagtaactacaattgtAAGGATTTatgtgtagctggtgcagaggagtcaggagcaggacagcagagatgagtaaataaaagtaactttactcaaagtcaTCAAAATACAAGAGAATTACCAAGCCCACAAATACGGACCACAATGcaacaaacaatcactcacaaccaaacatggggaacagagggttaaataataaacaggTAATTGGGTGAGTGAAACCAGGTGTATAAGAcatagacaaaacaaatggaaaatgaaaaatggatcggcggtggctagaaggccggtgacgtcgaccgccgaatgccgcccggacaaggagagtgaccgacttcggtggaagtcgtgacagtacccccccttgacccccccccccccgccgacACCGACCTCTGGGatgacccggaggacgaggcgcagggcgatcggtggagacggtggaaatcccgcagcaacgaagggtccaagacgtcctccaccggcacccagcatctctcttccggaccgtacccctcccactccacgaggtactgaaggcccctcgcccgacgcctcgagtcaggatggctcgaacagcatacgccggggccccctcgatgtcccaCACCTCAGCTtcctggagtggaccagccaccaccggcctgaggagagacacatggaacgagggattaatacggtaatctgggggaagctgtaacctgtagcatacctcgttcagtctcctcaggactttgaatggccccacaagcttccggcagggcaggcggaggggcaggttccgGGTCGAGAGTCAGTCCCCTCACTGTGGTGACGGTTGGCGCTCGCCTTCTGCCACCTCACGGCCCGTTGCAGGTGCACATGGGCGGCGTCCCAGGTCTCCTCAGAGCGCTTAAACCATTTGTCCACCGCAGGGGCTTCGATCTGGCTCTGATACcacggtgccagaaccggctgataccccagtacgcacgggaaaggagagaggttagtggaggagtggcggagtgagttttgggccatctctgcccaggggatgaacgccgcccactcccccggccggtcctggcaatatgaccgcagaaacctagccacatcctggtttactctctccacctgcccgttactccaTAAcaagttgaatacttattgactgaagataTTTAAAATTTTAAAATTTTATTAATTCTAccttgacattatgaggtattgtgtgtaggccagtgaacaGAAATCTcaatataatccattttaaattcaggctgtaactagggatgcaccgatatgaaaTATTTGGCCGAAACTGAAAAtattttctcacacacacacacacacacacacacacacacacacacacacacacacacacacacacacacacacacacacacacacacacacatacacacacagaccaaaaAGTAATTTTGTTGGCTTTTACGAATGTTTTCATTACCAATAAAActtaatcaaaacctatttctttaaCTAACtggctgtgctgtttcgttgttcatttgttcagtctcaatcaggatttcatcatacatgtcaagcagtgaagtttcagctctgtctgtccgtgacCTCTCTTCCTCGGTCACTgggtccgtttccatcttgtccagctgtgtctgtaacatttcacataaaccctgtttcttgtctgcattgaggtagcggtccttgtacatagcatcgagcatggtggcgacacagtagaggctcagagagaattccaccgaatcgcttgttcacagcctctagTAGAGTACTTTTCCAAGTTAACCCGACGGTCTGTGTTGGCATTTTTGTTGAGCAGgcatttcaatgccatgacagggtatcacgtctgctgcatgttctcaaatgccattgaaatggcagcagtggtatgagaaccagcacattcttgagcatgcaatacggctttcctcagtacgaaatcgtcatcgacccactgtgctgtcagatgctcatggggctgacattgCTGGTCCAAATATCAGtcttgaagctaatagcagttATGCCCATAACAAGTAGCTTGTGGACGTGAGTTTCAACAAGATTGTGTAACTCTGGTAGGGCAACATCTAAACAATAGtgcctacttggtagtgtgtaccggtgctcgaccagtcggcgaaagccaacatcatccacgactgagaacggttgattgtcaagggcaatgaattttTAGCTAATATTGTTCGATTCCGATATCCTTACCGATATATCGTGTGTCACtagctgtagcacaacaaaatatggaaaaagtcaaggggtgttaatactttctgaaggcgctgtatgtCATTACCTTGACTGAACAGCAGTAAATATTGCAGATTATACCTTTAAAGGTACAATCTGGGATCTTGTGAATTTAGTCTTTTCAATTCTTCAGATTCTTCAGATTGATTGTTGAGTTCAGCACAACTGTCTTACTCTAGTAGCATAAACCTAAATATAAGGCTTTATTACAAATTCATGGAAATTAAGGCACATTACAGTATACCCTTAGACACTTACTTCACACAGACATAATGTTTCGCAATACTCGTAATGTGTttcaactgtaagtatttttGATGAAGTATGCAATCATTTCCCAACAGAACGGCAAACACGACGAAGGCTGGATGATTCTGAAACAAGTTCACGACACCAACATGAGAGCAAAGGGACACCCAGAGAAGGTGTTTTCCGTGAGTATTTCTGAGACAAACGTGTAAAGTTTTTGAATCGAAGGGTTCTTCTGCAAAAAGTGTTTATGAAGTTGTATTCTCCTGTCCTAGCTGTTTGTTATTGTGTAACCACGTCCCCAGGCTGGAAGAGTCTGATGTTGTCTACTGCGTAGCCTAGACCcgctatgtttttgttttttaccaCTCCAAACAAGAAGTTCCCTCACAGGAAAATCTAATTTCATCTAATCTAATCTAATGTATACATGTACTGCACACAAATGAGTTGAAAATGGAAGGTCTTATTTTTCCCAGGTCACCACCATCAAGACTGTAAAGCAGATGGACGAGCtggtggacatgggaggagacatATCAACTTTGCGACGCTATAAATTGAAGCTGACCAGCCTATTCCACCAGGTAAGAGTCATGTTAAGATCCCTATAAAGGTATGAGGTTATGATTATTTTCTGTGTATATCTTTTATATTTCATACAGAATATGTTAATTTGCGACTGCATACACCATTTAACAGACGCTTTTATACAAAATGACCAAAGCCCAATTTATGCTTAGGTAAAAAAAACTTTTGTGCAATGTGTTTTATAGTGGGTTTTTATGTTTTTAAACCGTGTCAGCAGTAAAACCTAGATGCATATTTGAGTTATTTTCTGTGGGTTGCTATAGGTGCGGAGTAACTTCTTGGCCATCTTCAATACAGAATACAGAAGGACCACCTTCATGATGATGGCTGTCTGGTTTACCATGTCGTTCAGGTAGCAGGACCAGGGCCGTGACCATAGTGGTTATCAGCGGCCTGTGCACAAactggttattttttttatcaatcaAAAAGCTCAAGAAATGTTTTGTCAGATCAAATCTAAAAAGATTCCCCAAAGAAATGGTGGCTCCTGCCGTCTTAACTTACTGGGCATTGATATTATTAAGGTTCATGCTTATCTCAACTGATTTCAACATAGTGAAAAATGAAGAAACATAATCATGTTTGTTTGGTTGAACCACATTTGTCTTTTGCTTCTCCCCCAGCTACTATGGGCTGACAGTGTGGTTCCCTGACATGATCAAGTACATCCAGAAGCAGGAATATGCCTCGCGCACCAAGTTCTTCACCAAGGAGCGAGTGGAGCATGTGACTTTCAACTTCACCTTGGAGAACCAGGTGCACCGCCAAGGACAGTACTTCAACGACAAGTCAGTCCTCATGATATTACACAGAACTTTCTGAATTTGCTAGATTTTCTTCTTAATCGGGAGTGGTAAACTGTGCTCGTCTTAATTTTGCAACTATGCAATGGACACTAATTGTTAGTCGACTCTAATGCAACTGGGCCGCTAAATACGTCTTTCTTACTTTTACATTGTCCACAAGGTTCATCAACCTTAAGATGAAGTCCATGGTGTTTGAGGACTCATTGTTTGAGGAGTGCTACTTCGAGGACATCACCTCTAGCAGAAGCTTCTTCAGAAACTGCACGTTCATCTCAACCCTCTTTTACAATACAGGTAAAGTGTCTCCCAAAACAAGAAGCATAAACAATATAAAGTGGAGCTTACAATAGTTATGAGCTCAGTCCATGCCtagatgttctgtattatgtcattctgtattatgtttcatgttttgtgtggaccccaggaagagaagctgctgcttttgtaacagctaatggggatcctaataaaatacctaaTACCATTGAACTGGGCAGTATCCTACTCTTGGACCCTTCTTGACACCTCTCTTACTTTCTTTTCTCTTGACAGACTTGTTCCAGAACAGAATCATCAACAGCAAACTGGTAAACAGCACCTTCCTACACAACAAGGAAGGCTGTCTGCTGGACTTCACTGATGACAACAACGCCTACATGATCTACTTTGTCAGCTTCCTGGGCACATTGGCTGTGTTACCCGGCAACATTGTGTCAGCCCTGCTGATGGACAAGATTGGACGTCTGAGGATGTTGGGTATGTCACGCCTTCATTCATGTGTTTTTAATGCTTTATACAATATTTAAAGAATATGTGCATATTTTGAGATTATGTGATGATGCATTAATCATGCACCCCTTCCTACACCACAGTATTTCATGATTAGCCTACTAAAGAAAGATCCCTTATCTTTGTCTGATCTGTTTcaccctctttctcttccccctcaACCTCTTTTCCTACACAGCGGGATCAAGTGTCATATCTTGTGTCAGCTGTTTCTTCCTGTCATTCGGCAGTACCGAGTCGGGAATGATCGCCCTTTTATGTCTCTTTGGCGGCATCAGCATAGCTTCCTGGAATGCCCTGGATGTGTTGACTGTAGAACTGTACCCCTCGGATAAAAGGCAAGTGCAGCTACCTCACATTTTGAAGGTGTTACAGCTCCTTAATTCTTGCACAGTGAATAAAGGTGTATTTGATGCAAACATATTTATTGAAAAGATTTTTAAGTTTTCATGTTAAGTTTTAAGAAGTGACCCTGTCAGAAGTGCTGACAATTTCCATTGTTTTCTCTTTTTTAGGACCACTGCATTTGGCTTCTTAAATGCCCTTTGCAAGTTGGCTGCTGTCCTGGGCATAAGCATCTTCCAGTCCTTCGTAGGCATCACCAAGGCTGTGCCCATCTTGTTCGCTGCGGGAGCACTCGCTGCCGGCAGTTTCCTAGCACTAAAGTTGCCTGAAACACGGGGCCAGGTGCTGCAGTAGCACAATTCACCACCAGAAGGCAGCGGAGTGTAGCTCCCGACCAACCGTACAATCTCAGCCTTTAGCAATCCAACGTTGCTCATTAAACACTAAAAAACAGACTGTCATCAACAGTGTCACAACAGTCCCAGATTACTGAGAAAATATGAAGATAGCATCATACTTAAAATGCAGATGTGACCCATATAGCCAGCACAGACTAGCTGGCATCTTCACCACAGCATAAAATAGCACATTGGGTTTGCTTCTCAGAGACCCTACAGATTAGACAGAATGAAATCCTGCCAACAAAGATATAAGCTTCTAAACCACTACCAAAGGATACAACGATACTGCTTGATAGCTACAATGCCTAATGGGGATACTTCCCAACAAAAGAGATCAAACATCTATACACCCTCAATTCATCCTAGCACCCATATCTGACCCTAATACCAAATAATATGAGGTTAAAGATGCCCTCCAACAGATTtccacctgaaaatagctttcaCTGTAACTTAGCTTTCCACTGAATTTACATATCTTATTGGCTTCCTCTGAAAGAGAATATTGCAAACAATATTTCCCTTACCAGGTGACATGCACCAAGCTCCCTGCGTCAAAATAATTATATAGATTATGTGTTCAAACTTGGCATTGATACTAGTTATTTTATCATATATAAAATGGACTGTACATGTGTGTTGAAGATACATAGcaaagaaaataaataatgaCAGGACAAATAACCGTTTATTTATTGATGGTAATACGAAGGGATCGGTTTTGTTGATATGCACACAAAAAAATTACTTTGTATGTTTGTCCACATCAAATTTACATCAAGCAGTGAAACATATGTCTAAATAGTTATATGTTGTGTGCGTATTagggagaaagatggagaaagTGTTGCATCCTTCTGTATGTTTTTGTAATTGGTTCAATGAGACTTCTGAGGAACTTATTCATGTACATTGATCTACATTGATAAAGTGCATCATTATGGTTCTGTAAAGATATTGGAAAAACAGACAAAGATGAGTAAATAAGATGAGAACCTATTTAACACATCAGTGGAGATATCCTTTCATTTTGAAAGGCTAGAATATTGTTACTTTAGAATAACTTTTAATGCATCAATGAGTCCAGCATTACAGCTCATGTTTCCTGCGTCTCACATCGTGGTCTTATGCTCACTCTTCATCAGCATGTTTAACATTCCAGTTAGCTAAGGCCAACATGTGCCCTCTGCTGTCTATTAAGACCTAAAGAACATTACACCTAGGAGGACCAAAGTCAGTCGGTTCAGTCGTTAAACGATGCAGTATTAATGAAGCACAAATTATTCCATATACACTGTTACTAAGCACATTGTCCTTCAGTCACGCAGCTCATGGGAAAAGAACCATAGCAACTAGTCGCTCACAGATTCATTTGAAGCGCTCAATTAAATCCAAACTGTGTTGTGTTTTTCCACAGTAGTATAAAACACAATTTTCTCTGTGATAAGAAATGTTCAAGTTTTTGTGTTCCccgtccctccccctccctctcgaAAAATCCCCTCAAAGGTAGATGCCTACAGTTATCAGAATAACATGTGTACAAGGGTATGTACATTGGCAAGGCAGGCTTGGTTGAATCTAGCCCTATGTCTTTATTGATTACTATGTGCTTACCTGTCACGCCATCCCTTCTAATCTTTGTGTCACAAGTGTGGTGACAATCAGTGAGAGAGCTGATCTCTCCATTGCTCAGCTGTAGTGTGAGTGTGATATCTGACTGCAGGGAGATTGGGCGTGTTAAATGTGTAGCCTGCGGGATTTCTCTGTTGCTGTGTGCTTGGTACAAGTGAGTGTCTGATGTGGTGCTGGATTTATTTATTAGAATCAGATCTCTTTAGTGTTGCATATGTCTGTATATGACATCTGTTGTTATTTGTGTTTGCACATAACTGACACATTTGTGTGTTTGAGTGAGTTTGCGAAAGATAATTGTAAAATAATGTGTTCATGTTTGAGAGTGTAGTTTGAATTTGTAATCTctgttgtgctctctctctctctctctgtgtgggtgggtgtgtgtgagtgagtgtatgtgtgtgtgtgtgtgtgcgagtgccaAATATTTTTTTACTTCTGTTCTGGTGTTTTAATCCCAAGAACGAGCACAGATCAATAGGGGCCAATATAACATATCTATGAACTAAAAGACTAAGACAATAGATATCTAGATCAATGTGATGTTCTTTATAGTGTCAGCCTTGCTGATTAGGTCTCCACCAAACAAATGTTTGCCCCTGAAAACATTTTGTCTCTGTGATTACCTGACAGGTTGCATGGTAATCATAACATTTGTTCAAAGTAAATTCAAATTAAATGTGTTAGCAATTGTAGCGTGGTTTTGGGGAGTGTCAAAATCCCAGGCATTCTCCCTTTAGATAGATGCTTGTTGTTTCCAGCATAAGAATCTGGACCCAAGTTTTAGACCCATCAACCTTTAaacttttctctgttcatatCTCTCTAAGATTAAAGGTACATGTGGCAGGCTGGTGAAAGTAGCCCTCACAGTAAACAGGATGCTAAGCATGCTTGTGGTGTCTGATCTCTCTGGCTGCCCTGTATGCCTGGTCTGTTTGTCCAAAGCAGGAGCTGCTTTTGTATTGCTGTCTTATGGTGACACTTTGGGTCTTTGTGTAACAGTGTCAGCTCTATGATTGCTTTTTGATCAGAGTGGGATGACTTGGTGCAAgtttagtctgttttttttaagtaaaacatttttggtGATCCTATTACTTTCGTTGGAATTGTTGTACTTCTCTCTGCTTTCAGTGGGGGGTTAAAGTTCCAAGGAGAAAAGAAATCAAAGCAATAAAAGGGACATATTTCTTAGGGAATAGGCACAAGTAAGTAGGAATTTCAAAAGGACCACCATGTTTACGTCAAAAGAGCGCCTTTAGTCTATTAAAGCTCATGTCCACTTGAGATGAAACTGCCATTATTGAAATGTGACTTAAACATCAACGCGCTATCATTGTACTGTGTGTAGAAACTGTAGATGTTTGTACGTATGAGTATAAAATATGTGGACAAAAAAAGATCAAGGAAAACACTTTGACAATACTATCAACATGACAGAACACTATtgtatgttgtttttattttgtaaattacatatATTGAAAAAATATGTGAATATATTCTTCAGTAATCACTCCCATGGGATGTTGAGAATATTTTACAGTGATGCTGACCAGGTgctgtatgtatttattttatgtgAGAATTGTTACTTATGCTAGGATTCACACTTGTGGGCCATTTGTCTATCCAGTTCTATGAAGAAAATAAATAACTACTATGGATATAAAACAAAGTCCTTTCCCCGTATTGTATGGTTTTTGATAAGGacgtattttgtgtgtgtgtgtgtgcgcgtgaccATAGGAATCAACCATGTTGAATGTTGCTCTAAGATTTGTCACAAACACAAGGCCTCATACACATCACTGTACCTTCTATCAGTTAGCAGGAAGGACATCCTTCACCGTAAGGCAACAGAGTCACTATTACATGCTTGTCTCTAAGGCCATTTTAGGGCAGCTACCAATATATTGAAGTGCTTTACCTTCCCTACAGACTCATGGTCATTACCGTCTGAGATCACAGAACTGTATTTTATATAACGTTCCTAACACAAGAACTGAGTTTGGTAAGAGTGCTTTTTGATTTGCTGCTCCATCATCTTGGAACACTTTGCAGAAGGGCTTATAACTAGATCATTTTATCCTGATTGGTGATTTTAGATCCTGTTTGGATGGCTGCTGACCACAGATTGCACATGTTTATAATCTCTTATGCACTTTGTACTGTTTTATCTTCCATTCATTATTGtgtttatgttgtgttgtgtctcATGTGTAACTAACTATATGCATGTTGCATTCTTGGCCAGGGTTCAGTTGAAAAAGAGATGTAAATCTCAATGTGACTAAATAAAAGAGGTTGGCATgggtcccatcaaagaggtcgaagaggtgggcatgggtcccatcaaagaggtcgAAGAGGGGCATgggtcccatcaaagaggtcgaagaggtgggcatgggtcccatcaaagaggtcgaagaggtgggcatgggtccCATTAAAGAGGTCGAAGAGGTGGGCATGGCCCCCATCAAAGAGGTCgaagaggtgggcatgggtcccatcaaagaggtcgaagaggtgggcatgggtcccatcaaagaggtcgaagaggtgggcatgggccccatcataGAGGTcgaagaggtgggcatgggccccatcaaagaggtcaaagaggtgggcatgggccccatcataGAGGTcgaagaggtgggcatgggccccatcaaagaggtcaaagaggtgggcatgggccccatcataGAGGTcgaagaggtgggcatgggccccatcataGAGGTcgaagaggtgggcatgggccacATCAAAGAGGTcgaagaggtgggcatgggccccatcataGAGGTcgaagaggtgggcatgggccccatcaaagaggtcaaagaggtgggcatgggccccatcataGAGGTcgaagaggtgggcatgggccacatcaaagaggtcaaagaggtgggcatgggccccatcataGAGGTcgaagaggtgggcatgggccccatcaaagaggtcaaagtggtgggcatgggccccgtcaaagatgtggacatcagagagagggaggcagacggcAGGGAACTGTTATGTCTAATAAAGTCCTGGCCATCGTCGTTGACCATGTGGTAAACAGCGGCTTTACCATGGTAGAGGCTGACACATTAGTTCACCCCAATCTGAAAAGATCAACTGTCAATTCCATCATGAGAACATTTCGCCAAGTAAAATGGTAAGTCTGCAGGATATGCGCCGTGCTTTACCATTACATTTACAATAAATGACATATTGTAATGCAAGTAAATTCACAAAACATGTTACAGTATACTGATACTCTGTTCTACCATCAGAATTGACAGAAGACCAACAACAATCGCCCACCTTTTGAAGGGGCACCAGGTGTCTATGAAAAGTATTTACCTGGTGCCTTTTGAGAGAAACAACGACCGGGTGAAACAACTGTGGGCCGAGTATGTTCCGGTACAgcactatatacagtattactGTTACTATTTGATACACATGCTACTTCACAATATCATATTGGAACTGTACTGTAAAAAAtaactaaccaaaatatatttttaaagggTGATGTTGCTTGATGCTGCTGTGAACCATAACAAGTATATCTTTTTAGATGAAGCGGACTTCAACCTGGCCAAAACTTGGCGCCGTAGGCGGAACCTCATCGGCTAATGGGCGATCATCCAAGTGCCTGGAAAACGTGGGGGAAACATCTCCATGTGCACAGCTATCTCTGAAGATGGTGTGGTAGGACGTAGGCCATTACTTGGATCCTACAATGCTGCACACCTCATTGTGTTTCTCATTTAACTTGAACAGGCTTGTCAAGGTAAAGGGgtcacctatgt
Coding sequences:
- the LOC139554840 gene encoding synaptic vesicle glycoprotein 2A-like, with the protein product MEDGYQNKTAFIKGAKDIAKEVKRQAGKKVGRGVDKMTDEYSKRSYARFEEDDDDDYPGVPGGQDSGYYRGDSQAANDDEGGHSDSTEGHDEDDEIYEGEYQGIPRADSSKAADSLAGGDGQQFRDMAQFEGERRKDQEELAQQYETILQECGHGKFQWTLYFVLGLALMADGVEIFVVGFVLPSAEKDMCLSEESKGMLGLIVYLGMMVGAFVWGGLADRIGRRQSLLICLSINSVFSFFSSFAQGYSTFLFCRLLSGVGIGGSIPIVFSYYSEFLAQEKRGEHLSWLCMFWMIGGIYASAMAWAIIPHYGWSFQMGSAYQFHSWRVFVLVCAFPSVAAIASLTTMPESPRFFLENGKHDEGWMILKQVHDTNMRAKGHPEKVFSVTTIKTVKQMDELVDMGGDISTLRRYKLKLTSLFHQVRSNFLAIFNTEYRRTTFMMMAVWFTMSFSYYGLTVWFPDMIKYIQKQEYASRTKFFTKERVEHVTFNFTLENQVHRQGQYFNDKFINLKMKSMVFEDSLFEECYFEDITSSRSFFRNCTFISTLFYNTDLFQNRIINSKLVNSTFLHNKEGCLLDFTDDNNAYMIYFVSFLGTLAVLPGNIVSALLMDKIGRLRMLAGSSVISCVSCFFLSFGSTESGMIALLCLFGGISIASWNALDVLTVELYPSDKRTTAFGFLNALCKLAAVLGISIFQSFVGITKAVPILFAAGALAAGSFLALKLPETRGQVLQ